One genomic window of Corythoichthys intestinalis isolate RoL2023-P3 chromosome 18, ASM3026506v1, whole genome shotgun sequence includes the following:
- the LOC130906305 gene encoding glycerophosphodiester phosphodiesterase domain-containing protein 5-like, with amino-acid sequence MESTWHWPLVSCLQGLYSCRWRRQSLPHPTDCCRSKLEAAAFSALMAAFSLTLLFLYFWTQAKNDYDNFDWFNFGRMGFWFAWSMVVLGIAALFFSYSAVLMILAVCLLSMGQRLTLHWSHKIGVMVSLLFAISATAVMSELWGLEWLTVLLSFQVTAPYLHVGGVVLMTVLAWPTALHFFSSIGRIKRVLILVVYLCVLLALYLVPLGMYSPCMREAGTLGPPPTLIGHRGAPMMAPENTLMAFEKAVEAGCDVLETDVVTSYDGVHFLMHDRTLQRTTDIQKVFPELSHKISDMFSWSELKKLNAGDWFLSSDPFNTVSSLGEDDRRRAAQQSVCTLVQFLDLAARTDKLVIFDLYEPPEKHPYRTEWIQHTVDIILHNSTIKPSQVLWLEPHLRQLVQEMAPDFQQVSGKALPIDELKMQNVSRLNLHYTAMSSQLIGYYAAENITTNLYVINEPWIYSLAWCAGAHSVTTNAPHILKAMKQPLFLMTPTEYKIMWLVTDVVSLLLIILLFAFHRGRARMVRRHLHSDLKAIQDTGDKYVKF; translated from the exons ATGGAGTCCACGTGGCACTGGCCTTTGGTGTCATGTCTCCAGGGCCTGTACAGTTGCCGCTGGCGGCGGCAGAGCTTGCCGCACCCTACCGACTGCTGCCGCAGCAAG CTGGAAGCCGCCGCTTTCTCCGCTCTAATGGCAGCCTTCTCCCTCACCCTGCTTTTCCTCTACTTCTGGACGCAGGCCAAAAACGACTACGATAACTTTGACTG GTTTAATTTTGGCAGAATGGGTTTCTGGTTCGCGTGGTCGATGGTGGTGCTGGGAATCGCTGCCCTGTTCTTCTCCTACAGTGCCGTGCTCATG ATTCTTGCTGTGTGTTTGCTGTCAATGGGCCAAAGACTAACTTTACACTGGAGTCACAAG ATCGGCGTGATGGTGAGCTTGTTGTTTGCCATTTCTGCCACCGCCGTCATGTCGGAACTTTGGGGCCTGGAATGGCTAACGGTGCTGCTCTCCTTTCAG GTCACTGCGCCGTACCTGCACGTCGGCGGTGTCGTGTTGATGACGGTGCTGGCTTGGCCTACGGCGTTGCATTTCTTCAGCTCGATCGGCAGAA TAAAGCGGGTCTTGATTTTGGTGGTGTACCTGTGTGTACTGTTGGCCCTTTACTTGGTCCCGCTCGGTATGTATTCTCCATGCATGAGAGAGGCCGGGACTCTGGGCCCCCCGCCGACTTTAATCGGTCACAGAGGAGCTCCTATG ATGGCACCCGAAAACACGCTGATGGCTTTCGAGAAGGCGGTGGAGGCGGGATGCGACGTTCTGGAGACAGATGTCGTCACCAG TTATGACGGTGTTCACTTCTTAATGCACGACAGAACGTTGCAACGGACCACAGACATTCAAAAAGTGTTTCCTGAGCTTTCCCACAAGATTTCTGACATGTTCTCATGGTCGGAACTGAAGAAACTCAACGCGGGGGACTGGTTCCTCTCT AGCGACCCGTTCAACACGGTGTCCTCTCTGGGAGAAGACGATCGTCGGCGGGCGGCACAGCAGTCTGTGTGCACGCTGGTGCAATTCCTGGACTTGGCGGCCCGCACCGACAAGCTGGTCATCTTTGACCTCTACGAACCCCCCGAAAAACACCCGTACAGAACTGAGTGGATCCAACACACGGTGGACATTATCCTCCACAACTCCACTATCAAGCCCTCACAG GTGCTGTGGTTGGAACCTCACCTTCGCCAATTGGTTCAGGAAATGGCACCAGACTTCCAGCAGGTATCGGGTAAAGCGCTCCCTATTGATGAGCTCAAGATGCAGAATGTCTCCAGGCTCAACTTGCACTACACCGCCATGTCCAGCCAGCTTATCGG TTACTACGCGGCCGAGAACATCACCACCAACCTTTATGTGATCAATGAGCCTTGGATCTACTCGTTGGCCTGGTGCGCAGGGGCCCACTCGGTCACCACTAACGCACCGCATATCTTAAAGGCTATGAAGCAGCCCCTCTTCCTCATG ACTCCTACTGAATATAAGATCATGTGGCTCGTCACTGATGTGGTGTCACTGCTGCTCATTATACTCCTCTTTGCTTTTCACAG GGGCAGAGCGAGAATGGTGAGGCGCCATCTGCACTCGGACCTCAAAGCCATACAGGACACTGGAGACAAGTACGTTAAATTCTGA
- the aqp11 gene encoding aquaporin-11 codes for MDAGAWVSVSALAVAVLLSELLRRAAARSLRGVAGALALEAASTFQLCCCTHELKLLGNAGLMEPAYGLTLGYAVTVVHLLSFRGASCNPCGVVERACRGTCRGSAALALVAGQFGAALAARYAAASVWSLGLAEHHVQQGRFGFRCFDPLGGTVLEAAAVELACAFAVQTAALHIHKVDDKLRVHVIAALITALAYAGGNISGAVFNPVLAFSINFPCSGHTYLDYCFIYWLGPALGVAGCILLFEKILPFLSGRNSAGREVGAHKHKSH; via the exons ATGGACGCCGGCGCGTGGGTCTCCGTGTCGGCGCTGGCCGTCGCGGTGCTGCTCAGCGAGCTGCTCCGCCGTGCCGCCGCGCGTTCCCTCCGCGGAGTTGCCGGAGCTTTGGCTCTGGAGGCGGCGTCCACCTTTCAGCTCTGCTGCTGCACACACGAACTCAAGCTGCTCGGGAACGCCGGGCTGATGGAACCGGCATACGGCCTGACGCTGGGTTACGCGGTCACGGTCGTGCACTTGCTGTCTTTCCGGGGAGCTTCGTGCAACCCCTGCGGCGTTGTGGAGCGCGCGTGCCGGGGAACGTGCCGAGGCAGTGCGGCCCTCGCCCTGGTCGCCGGCCAGTTCGGCGCCGCGTTGGCCGCCCGCTACGCCGCAGCCTCCGTCTGGTCGCTGGGGCTGGCGGAGCACCACGTTCAGCAAGGACGCTTCGGCTTCAGGTGCTTCGACCCGTTAGGCGGCACCGTGCTGGAGGCCGCCGCCGTGGAGTTGGCCTGCGCTTTTGCGGTCCAGACGGCGGCTCTTCACATCCACAAGGTGGATGACAAACTCCGCGTCCACGTCATCGCCGCGCTCATCACTGCGCTGGCTTACGCAG gtggAAACATTTCCGGGGCCGTGTTTAACCCGGTCCTAGCCTTCTCCATCAACTTCCCCTGCAGTGGCCACACCTACCTGGACTATTGCTTCATTTACTGGCTGGGACCTGCCTTGG GTGTCGCCGGCTGCATCCTGCTCTTCGAAAAGATCCTCCCGTTCCTCTCCGGTAGGAATTCAGCAGGCCGAGAGGTCGGCGCTCACAAGCACAAGTCGCACTAG